From the genome of Gracilibacillus salitolerans, one region includes:
- a CDS encoding peptide chain release factor 3 — protein sequence MELHEEVQKRKTFAIISHPDAGKTTMTEKLLLFGNLIRSAGTVKGKKSGKFATSDWMEIEKQRGISVTSSVMNFDYKGHKVNILDTPGHEDFSEDTYRTLTAVDSVVMIIDATKGIEAQTIKLFKVCKMRGIPIFTFINKLDREGREPLDLLDQIEDVLNIETYPMNWPVGMGKRFLGILDRYHDQFIRYNGNEEETYIPMADMEKEEEIYNHPTYQDTVEELELLDEAGDQFSIDRVLAGEQTPVFFGSALAPFGVQTFFDTFIDMAPVPGPRRTEEEVISPDYPDFSGFIFKIQANMNPQHRDRIAFLRVCSGRFERGMNVTLARTGKTIRLGQTQQFVASSRDTVEEAYAGDIIGVYDPGSYRIGDTLIEGKKAFEYDELPQFPPEMFQRVTAKNVMKAKQFRKGIEQLVQEGAIQLFRGYPTDSMIIGAVGQLQYEVFQHRMKNEYNVEVMLESIGDRIPRWLKKEQVDPKLFDERNLLVKDREDEFLVLFKNDFALRWFIDKHPEIDLVDLYEVNQYDQTT from the coding sequence ATGGAATTACATGAAGAAGTGCAAAAAAGAAAAACCTTTGCGATTATTTCACACCCTGATGCAGGGAAAACAACGATGACCGAAAAACTATTGTTGTTTGGAAATTTAATTCGCTCAGCAGGTACAGTAAAAGGAAAGAAGTCAGGGAAATTTGCGACATCAGACTGGATGGAGATTGAAAAGCAACGTGGGATCTCGGTGACTTCCAGTGTGATGAACTTTGATTATAAAGGGCATAAAGTCAATATTCTCGACACGCCTGGTCACGAAGATTTTAGTGAAGACACGTATCGCACGCTAACAGCTGTCGATAGTGTAGTTATGATTATTGATGCAACAAAAGGGATCGAAGCCCAAACGATTAAACTGTTTAAAGTATGTAAAATGCGCGGAATTCCAATTTTTACGTTTATCAATAAATTAGACCGTGAGGGACGCGAACCTTTAGATTTATTAGATCAAATTGAAGATGTGCTGAATATTGAAACCTATCCAATGAACTGGCCGGTCGGTATGGGGAAACGTTTCTTAGGCATTTTAGATCGTTATCATGATCAATTTATTCGTTATAATGGCAATGAAGAAGAAACTTATATTCCAATGGCTGACATGGAAAAAGAAGAAGAGATTTATAACCATCCAACTTATCAGGATACAGTTGAAGAACTAGAATTATTGGATGAAGCGGGCGATCAATTTTCGATAGACCGTGTACTGGCTGGGGAGCAAACACCAGTATTTTTTGGTAGTGCGCTTGCGCCATTCGGTGTTCAGACCTTTTTCGATACATTCATAGACATGGCACCTGTACCAGGACCACGTCGTACGGAAGAAGAAGTAATCAGTCCTGATTATCCTGATTTTTCCGGCTTCATTTTCAAAATTCAAGCAAATATGAACCCGCAACACCGTGACCGTATTGCCTTCCTACGTGTTTGTTCTGGCCGATTTGAACGTGGTATGAATGTAACACTTGCTCGAACCGGTAAAACTATTCGCTTAGGTCAAACACAACAATTCGTTGCTTCCTCTCGTGATACCGTGGAAGAAGCCTATGCCGGTGATATTATCGGTGTTTATGATCCAGGATCCTATCGAATTGGCGATACATTGATCGAAGGTAAGAAGGCGTTTGAATATGATGAATTACCACAATTCCCGCCTGAAATGTTCCAGCGAGTGACAGCAAAGAACGTTATGAAGGCAAAGCAGTTTAGAAAAGGGATTGAGCAGCTGGTACAGGAAGGCGCTATTCAATTGTTCCGAGGTTATCCAACCGACTCGATGATCATCGGTGCCGTAGGACAGCTGCAATATGAAGTATTCCAGCATCGCATGAAAAATGAGTACAATGTAGAAGTAATGCTTGAATCAATTGGCGATCGCATTCCACGTTGGTTAAAAAAAGAACAAGTCGATCCAAAATTATTTGATGAACGTAATCTATTAGTAAAAGATCGTGAAGACGAATTCCTCGTATTATTTAAAAATGATTTCGCCTTAAGGTGGTTCATCGATAAACACCCAGAGATCGATCTGGTTGATTTATATGAAGTAAACCAATACGATCAAACCACATAA